One Clavelina lepadiformis chromosome 1, kaClaLepa1.1, whole genome shotgun sequence genomic region harbors:
- the LOC143444225 gene encoding exosome complex component RRP43-like: MELLNLQPVESYKTFLKENIRPDGRELMETRQTVLNVGSISTADGSALVKLGETMVICGVKAELTIPSAEDPGKGIVVPNMEMSALCSSHFKPGPPSEQAQVITKFLDNLLKSCTVIDTADLCVMKDKLVWVLYCDLVCLNYDGNALDASVLALIAALQNVKIPEVTVDDESGLPHTNMEVKKAFATRGMPCATTFTVFDGSHIIADPTLKEEDITEGNITVVTDEHDNLIYVQRQGGLAMPEAEMQKCVKRAVEHGSEMRKLYLAVAS, from the exons ATGGAATTGCT aAATCTTCAGCCTGTTGAGTCATATAAGACATTTTTG AAAGAAAACATCAGACCTGATGGAAGAGAATTAATGGAAACCCGACAGACTGTGTTAAATGTTG GTTCAATATCAACTGCTGATGGGTCTGCATTGGTTAAACTAGGAGAAACCATGGTTATCTGTGGTGTTAAGGCAGAACTCACAATACCATCTGCTGAAGATCCAGGAAAAGGAATCGTAG taCCAAATATGGAGATGTCAGCCTTGTGTTCATCACATTTCAAGCCCGGTCCTCCCTCCGAGCAAGCACAAGTTATCACTAAATTTCTTGATAATCTTTTAAAAAG CTGTACAGTAATAGACACTGCAGATTTGTGTGTTATGAAAGATAAATTAGTTTGGGTTCTCTACTGTGATCTTGTATGCCTAAACTATGACGGAAATGCATTGGATGCTTCTGTGCTTGCGTTAATTGCTGCTCTGCAAAATG taaaaattcCAGAAGTCACTGTTGATGATGAATCGGGTTTACCACATACTAATATGGAAGTGAAAAAGGCATTTGCTACTCGAGGCATGCCTTGTGCGACAACATTTACCGTTTTTGATGG GTCTCACATAATTGCTGATCCCACCCTTAAAGAAGAAGATATAACGGAGGGAAATATTACTGTTGTAACAGACGAACACGATAACTTAATATATGTTCAAAGGCAAG GTGGGTTAGCTATGCCTGAAGCTGAGATGCAAAAATGTGTAAAGCGAGCAGTGGAACATGGAAGTGAAATGCGAAAACTCTACTTGGCTGTTGCCTCTTAA
- the LOC143444224 gene encoding uncharacterized protein LOC143444224, producing MKLRFCFAQLVLILCCVSIKCEVISCNKKCAHLYVSEGQSIPPPKKTFKQCDVEVIRNPPYPTKNEIPAPSPKWQNILLYPYKTSDGKCSVAWNLTWSQDGKEIQKYVTGYYLTIRSGSFVTVRRKFSFETTFNNGTVLFNYACYGWDDNEEIQPYEGYVFTLLALPINHIKGYPSGSQQIVTVPDCRNQLLQNTCYCINNSERDMYKYYDDEDNGESGSADPEIRNTPPSSDTETKPFGVIVIVVIIVLFLLLSIFIVIVWIRQRQRSDCGSKSVLMLVFQAEKSTLHFDISSRIASMLKNYGELEVSFNLWSMSEMEDTFQWFDDNKHCDHVVLVCTPLGKKNCDGFTQDASNDPFMIGLNQFKKEIQRTLWWQSNPKTHSFSCIYFERNPESSIPNIIELYKSNVAFYNLRKDFDKFFYKLTGKHKTAIPEAQLHYIYNTCSKLEFCNNDRNIAHLCKS from the coding sequence ATGAAATTGCGCTTCTGCTTTGCTCAACTAGTGCTAATACTGTGTTGTGTATCAATAAAATGTGAAGTCATtagttgcaataaaaaatgtgcTCATTTGTATGTTAGCGAAGGGCAAAGTATTCCACCaccaaaaaaaacattcaagCAATGTGATGTGGAAGTTATCAGAAATCCTCCATAtccaacaaaaaatgaaattcctGCCCCCAGTCCAAAATGGCAGAACATATTATTGTACCCCTACAAAACAAGTGATGGCAAATGCTCTGTTGCATGGAATCTCACTTGGAGTCAAGATGGAAAAGAAATTCAGAAATATGTGACCGGTTATTATTTAACAATACGATCTGGATCATTTGTTACAGTTAGAAGaaaatttagttttgaaaCCACATTCAACAATGGTACAGTTCTCTTTAATTATGCTTGCTATGGATGGGATGATAATGAAGAAATTCAGCCCTATGAAGGGTATGTTTTTACCCTACTGGCTCTACCCATTAATCACATAAAGGGCTATCCTTCCGGTTCTCAACAGATAGTAACTGTTCCAGATTGTAGAAACCAGCTCTTGCAAAACACTTGTTATTGTATAAATAATTCAGAAAGAGATATGTATAAGTATTATGACGATGAAGACAATGGTGAATCAGGATCAGCAGATCCTGAAATAAGAAATACGCCCCCATCGTCGGATACTGAAACTAAACCATTTGGTGTCATCGTTATTGTAGtcattattgttttgtttttgcttttaagtATATTTATTGTTATCGTTTGGATAAGACAACGACAAAGAAGTGATTGCGGTTCCAAGTCAGTATTGATGCTCGTGTTTCAGGCTGAAAAAAGTACTTTGCATTTTGACATTTCCTCTCGTATTGCAAGCATGCTGAAGAATTATGGAGAACttgaagtttcttttaatttaTGGAGCATGTCTGAAATGGAAGATACATTTCAATGGTTTGATGACAACAAACATTGTGATCATGTTGTATTAGTCTGCACACCTCTAGGTAAAAAGAATTGTGACGGGTTTACACAAGATGCTTCAAACGATCCTTTCATGATTGGCTTGAATCAATTTAAGAAAGAAATTCAAAGAACACTTTGGTGGCAGTCAAATCCAAAGACGCACTCATTTTCttgcatttattttgaaaggaACCCTGAAAGTTCTATTCCAAACATCATTGAGCTGTATAAAAGCAATGTAGCCTTCTATAACTTGAGAAAggattttgacaaatttttttacaaacttacaGGAAAACACAAAACCGCAATACCAGAAGCTCAATTgcattatatatataacacTTGCTCGAAATTGGAGTTTTGTAATAATGATAGAAACATTGCTCATTTATGCAAGAGTTAG
- the LOC143444223 gene encoding uncharacterized protein LOC143444223, which translates to MIAEIYISLFICRYSELLHLQLAFDMINCFRHCVLMIHLCCIAVNCDVYSCNAKCSHVKVVGKEKILPPRKPLKQCRAEIIATHPYSKENETTASSPKWQNVSWYTYKMSNNKSYIALNLTWQQDIQEFVTGYYLTITPSRLTSLEIKRKFTFKFKPKTGPVIFNYACFGMRNNEEIRPNKLYLLVLMALPMYHENSDMLRDSWTISIPDCSNKRLFQTHDCVQERMWSDESVDEFVENADNEDYVQRESRNDDLREDIISSIKVKPLNVTTVITIVVVFCIFLLITVSVVVFVWKRRQRTNSDCGFKSILMLVFQAEKSDLYFDISSRIASMLKKYGELEVSFNLWSMSKMKDKIQWFDDNKQCDHIVLVCTPEGKKNCDRLTQDALKDPFMIGLNQFKKEIQRTLWWWPKQHTFSCIYFEEKPEISIPNIIEQHKTKITIYGMREDFDKFFRHLTGRYISAVPKEFMHNVFSKLKVCSNDRNIEQFHVNRHKLENINGAKVISESAVCFSTSTNDFNTNSASDSSSCETCHTNTTHVVSDVTAVVDESITEISQ; encoded by the coding sequence ATGATTGCagaaatatatatatcattGTTTATTTGTAGATATTCTGAACTTTTACACCTACAGCTTGCATTTGACATGATAAACTGTTTTCGGCATTGTGTGCTGATGATTCACCTATGTTGCATAGCAGTAAACTGTGATGTTTATAGTTGCAATGCAAAATGCTCTCATGTTAAAGTTGTCGGAAAGGAAAAAATTTTACCACCAAGAAAACCATTAAAACAATGTCGTGCTGAAATCATTGCAACACATCCATATTCAAAGGAAAATGAAACAACCGCCTCTAGTCCAAAATGGCAGAACGTTTCCTGGTACACTTACAAAATGAGTAACAATAAATCTTACATAGCACTGAATCTCACTTGGCAACAGGATATTCAGGAATTCGTGACAGGATATTATTTGACAATAACACCAAGTCGATTAACTTCtcttgaaataaaaagaaaattcacTTTCAAGTTCAAACCAAAAACTGGTCCAGttattttcaactatgctTGCTTTGGAATGAGAAATAATGAAGAAATCCGACCCAACAAACTGTATTTGTTGGTGTTAATGGCTTTACCAATGTACCATGAAAACAGTGACATGCTCCGTGATTCATGGACAATCTCCATTCCGGATTGTAGTAACAAGCGCTTGTTCCAAACACATGATTGTGTTCAAGAACGTATGTGGAGTGATGAAAGTGTAGACGAGTTTGTTGAAAATGCTGACAATGAAGACTATGTTCAACGGGAATCACGGAATGATGACTTAAGAGAGGACATCATAAGTTCTATTAAAGTAAAACCATTAAATGTCACCACTGTCATAACCATAGTCGTCGtcttttgtatatttttgctTATAACTGTTAGTGTGGTTGTTTTTGTCTGGAAGAGACGACAAAGAACAAACAGTGATTGTGGTTTTAAGTCAATATTGATGCTTGTGTTTCAGGCCGAAAagagtgatttatattttgatatttcatCTCGTATTGCAAGCATGCTGAAGAAATATGGAGAACttgaagtttcttttaatttaTGGAGTATGTCGAAAATGAAAGATAAGATTCAATGGTTTGATGACAACAAACAATGTGATCATATTGTATTAGTATGCACACCTGAAGGCAAAAAGAATTGTGACAGGCTTACACAAGATGCTTTAAAAGATCCATTCATGATTGGCTTGAATCAGTTCAAAAAGGAAATTCAAAGGACTTTGTGGTGGTGGCCAAAACAACACACATTTTCTTGCATTTATTTTGAGGAAAAACCTGAAATTTCCATTCCAAACATTATTGAGCAACACAAAACgaaaataacaatatatggGATGAGAGAAGactttgacaaattttttcgTCATCTTACGGGAAGGTACATAAGTGCAGTACCCAAGGAATTCATGCATAATGTTTTCTCAAAGTTGAAAGTTTGCAGCAATGATAGAAACATTGAACAATTCCATGTCAATCGACATaaattagaaaatattaatGGAGCAAAAGTTATAAGTGAAAGCGCTGTTTGTTTTTCCACATCCACTAATGACTTCAATACAAACAGCGCTTCAGATAGTTCTTCGTGTGAAACTTGTCACACGAATACAACACACGTGGTGTCGGATGTTACAGCTGTTGTAGATGAATCCATCACAGAAATTTCTCAGTAA
- the LOC143444222 gene encoding uncharacterized protein LOC143444222, translated as MLLLCIYLQNYASRYWHVENSHLQLQSDMINSFWFCLLMIILCCISVNCDVYSCNAKCSHVKVVGKEKILPPRKPLKQCRAEVIATPPYSKENETTASSPKWQNVSWFTYKRSNNKSYLALNLTWQQDIQEFVTGYYLTITPSRSFVSVKRKFTFKFKPKTGPVIFNYACIGMRNKEEIRPNKLYLLVLMALPMYHENSDMLRDSWTISIPDCSNKRLFQTHDCVQERIWSDESVEKFVENTDDEDYVQQESGDDDLREDIISSITVKPLNVTTVITIVVVFCIFLLITICVIVLACKRRQRRSSDCGFKSVLMLVFQAEKSDLYFDISSRIASMLKKYGELEVSFNLWSMSKMKDAFQWFNDNKHCDHIVLVCTPEGKRNCDRLTQDALKDPFMIGLNQFKKEIQRTVWWWPKQHTFSCIYFEEKPDSSIPNIIKQHKNNITIYRMREDYDKFFHQLTGRYIGAVPKKYIHNVFSKLKVCSNDRNIEQFHVNQDNLKNINGAKVISESTVYFSTSSDASNLTNTSDSSSCETCHTNTTHLVSGVTAVIDDLITEISQ; from the coding sequence ATGCTTCTTCTTTGCATATATTTACAGAATTATGCAAGTCGTTATTGGCATGTAGAAAATTCACATCTACAGCTTCAGTCTGACATGATAAACAGTTTCTGGTTTTGTCTACTGATGATAATCCTATGTTGCATATCAGTAAACTGTGATGTTTATAGTTGCAATGCAAAATGCTCTCATGTTAAAGTTGTCGGAAAGGAAAAAATTTTACCACCAAGAAAACCGTTAAAACAATGTCGTGCTGAAGTCATTGCAACACCTCCATATTCAAAGGAAAATGAAACAACCGCCTCTAGTCCAAAATGGCAGAACGTTTCCTGGTTCACTTACAAAAGGAGTAACAATAAATCTTACTTAGCACTGAATCTCACTTGGCAACAGGATATTCAGGAATTCGTGACAGGATATTATTTGACAATAACACCAAGTCGATCTTTTGTTTcagtaaaaagaaaatttactttCAAGTTCAAACCAAAAACTGGTCCAGttattttcaactatgctTGCATTGGAATGAGAAATAAGGAAGAAATCCGACCCAACAAACTGTATTTGTTGGTGTTAATGGCTTTACCAATGTATCATGAAAACAGTGACATGCTTCGTGATTCATGGACAATCTCCATTCCGGATTGTAGTAACAAGCGCTTGTTCCAAACGCATGATTGTGTTCAAGAACGTATATGGAGTGATGAAAGTGTGGAgaagtttgttgaaaatacTGACGATGAAGACTATGTTCAACAGGAATCAGGAGATGATGACTTAAGAGAGGACATCATAAGTTCTATTACAGTAAAACCATTAAATGTCACCACTGTCATAACCATAGTCGTAGTCTTCTGTATATTTTTGCTTATAACTATTTGTGTGATTGTTTTGGCCTGCAAAAGACGACAAAGAAGAAGCAGTGATTGTGGTTTTAAGTCAGTATTGATGCTTGTGTTTCAGGCCGAAAagagtgatttatattttgatatttcatCTCGTATTGCAAGCATGCTGAAGAAATATGGAGAACttgaagtttcttttaatttaTGGAGTATGTCAAAAATGAAAGATGCATTTCAATGGTTTAATGACAACAAACATTGTGATCATATTGTATTAGTCTGCACACCTGAAGGCAAAAGGAACTGTGACAGGCTTACACAAGATGCTTTAAAAGATCCATTCATGATTGGCTTGAATCAGTTCAAAAAGGAAATTCAAAGGACAGTGTGGTGGTGGCCAAAACAACACACATTTTCTTGCATTTATTTTGAGGAAAAACCTGACAGCTCCATTCCAAACATTATTAAGcaacacaaaaacaatataacaatCTATAGGATGAGAGAAGACTATGacaaattttttcatcaaCTTACGGGAAGGTACATAGGTGCAGTACCCAAGAAATACATACATAATGTTTTCTCTAAGTTGAAAGTTTGCAGCAATGATAGAAACATTGAACAATTCCATGTCAATCAAGataacttaaaaaatattaatggaGCAAAAGTTATAAGTGAAAGCACTGTTTATTTTTCCACATCTAGTGATGCTTCAAATTTAACCAACACTTCAGATAGTTCTTCGTGTGAAACTTGTCATACCAATACAACACATTTGGTGTCAGGCGTTACAGCTGTGATAGATGACTTGATTACAGAAATTTCTCAGTAA
- the LOC143470394 gene encoding dynactin subunit 4-like gives MSSLLKVSRVQYVVDNESDSMESLSRLYFCIYCLALKSANDLQNEIDSHFCPQTLDGLPPADAAIKKNKSSTSWQCPACSHTLSTRASNSIIPSAEDPSKSISKKTYYQACNFCRWTTRGIGMPDKDVVSAAWSEKNNPEQLRIRQLMDYYRYLAQKETAEQAQRKSSKKRGYFSTAMQLQQRYGGPRTPQSSKKHPAVSTPLSSSLAALRLKGSFKEVTLEPAQTCGIDEVEKLPDEIYTKKVDFTQIASIQQRLYQPSRQIEQVEDFWPRKSTMFVKRSLRCKKCDHNIIKPEYNSSSIKFKIQLVAVHHIPEVRIHKEGPIIAGSKNKISLSLINPTEHDIHISFLPNTEENNTKKSNATTELPSSEIVVLKYDEAAEYISTPTSGKPEMFDDPSLIIYRRANKIGFYLQCVPNADLAPGDDVWITFRFRHEHYGNASVVKLLKGDDAASEPAPTWLTQTVFVNIGKVADK, from the exons ATGAGTAGCTTATTAAAAGTTTCCAGAGTGCAATATGTTGTTGATAATGAATCAGATTCTATGGAATCATTGTCAAGATTGTACTTTTGCATTTACTGCCTTGCATTAAAATCTGCTAATGACCTACAGAATGAG ATTGATTCTCATTTTTGTCCACAAACATTAGATGGTCTACCTCCTGCAGACGCTGCTATTAAAAAGAACAA GTCTTCAACTTCTTGGCAATGTCCAGCTTGTAGCCATACCTTGTCCACAAGGGCTTCGAACTCTATTATTCCATCAGCTGAGGACCCAAGTAAATCTATTTCAAAGAAAACTTACTATCAAGCCTGTAATTTCTGTCGTTGGACGACTCGTGGTATTGGCATGCCTGATAAGGATGTTG TCAGTGCAGCTTGGTCTGAAAAAAACAATCCCGAACAACTCCGG ATACGACAGTTAATGGATTATTACCGGTACTTAGCCCAGAAGGAAACTGCTGAGCAGGCCCAAAGAAAATCATCGAAAAAACGCGGATATTTCTCAACTGCGATGCAG CTTCAGCAAAGATATGGTGGCCCTCGCACCCCACAGTCCAGTAAAAAACATCCAGCTGTGTCAACTCCTTTGTCTTCTAGTCTTGCTGCATTGAGATTGAAAGGAAGCTTTAAGGAAGTAACTCTTGAACCTGCTCAAACATGTGGAATAGATGAAGTGGAGAAATTACCTGATGAAATCTACACCAAGAAAGTTGACTTCACACAAA TTGCATCAATTCAACAAAGACTTTATCAGCCAAGCCGACAGATAGAACAAGTTGAAGATTTCTGGCCTCGAAAATCAACAATGTTTGTGAAGCGTTCTTTGCGTTGTAAG AAATGTGACCACAACATCATCAAGCCAGAATACAACTCTTCTTCTATTAAGTTCAAGATACAACTTGTAGCTGT GCATCATATACCTGAGGTCAGGATCCATAAGGAAGGACCAATAATCGCTGGCagcaaaaacaagatttcTCTCTCACTTATCAACCCAACGGAGCATGATATTCACATTTCATTTCTCCCAAATACAGAAGAAAACAACACAAAGAAATCCAATGCAACT ACTGAACTACCTTCGTCtgaaattgttgttttaaaatatgatgAGGCAGCGGAATATATATCCACTCCAACTAGCGGAAAACCTGAAATGTTTGATGATCCAAG CCTAATCATATATCGTCGGGCAAATAAAATAGGATTTTATCTGCAATGTGTTCCTAACGCTGACCTTGCACCTGGAGATGACGTATGGATCACCTTTCGTTTCCGGCACGAGCATTATGGGAATGCGTCGGTCGTCAAGCTCCTTAAAGGAGACGACGCAGCAAGCGAACCGGCACCGACATGGTTGACCCAGACTGTGTTTGTCAACATCGGGAAAGTGGCCGACAAGTAA
- the LOC143470470 gene encoding uncharacterized protein LOC143470470: MGFSVNDIIQIVCDLATVENFKVTLTKDESKSSVVGGFATGAIGAALGQTLGPTLGTVSSSKVVPLSTIILELPKEKKEDLADRVTKIWSKHEFADAVVMLALVHENAPMRKDLIKVVKLFLGDNGYSVGK, encoded by the exons ATGGGCTTTAGTGTAAATGACATCATTCAGATAGTCTGCGATCTAGCAACGGTagaaaactttaaagtaaCTTTGACTAAGGACGAATCAAAAAGTTCTGTAGTTGGTGGGTTTGCAACGGGAGCTATTGGAGCGGCACTTG GCCAAACATTGGGTCCCACCTTGGGAACGGTCAGTTCCTCCAAAGTGGTACCTCTGTCTACAATCATACTGGAATTACctaaagaaaagaaagaagATTTAGCTGATCGAGTTACAAAAATTTGGTCCAAGCATGAATTTGCCGATGCTGTTGTGATGCTTGCACTGGTTCATGAAAATGCCCCCATGCGAAAAGATCTAATTAAAGTTGTGAAATTATTTCTCGGCGACAACGGGTATTCCGTAGGAAAATGA
- the LOC143461148 gene encoding testin-like — translation MTTADRIASGVTEKILTHEVGAGAPCLKCGDKCPGLDLHFWRKICKNCKCKQENHDVLASVSTRGIDNIGKLLMQDKEANQATGQLDKAPSPESRSPEKTSPKTVTASTKPPPPAPKPAKHTSTADHNVTPTQNGGISQSQPNKTGNYNFSVEIGDKAHTLDFGINDADFSFPAPPELKQEDVDDFPAPPPPEPELPPVVPPLPQEFQDAVVIKDDSNDPSSYENIVEARETPPSVNTQITDALAQKTNADKLEEDLDSIPSLSDDEGVEYDWNPPISDKKLIESYIEALPKDKQPVVGTEGAKYRKKQLMRQLPTHDQEPNECHDLTPQETQEMQLFVKQYREKALGVAKVEENSKVKSCAECRNPLTITDPIVWAERMGQERHWHPGCFVCAECKELLVDLIYFYHEDKIYCGRHYCELQKPRCAACDELIFAPEYTQAEDSYWHLKHFCCWHCDQPLGGKNYVPHDNQPVCIPCYEKTFAHTCSTCKEIIAPNTEWVTFENHHWHAQAECFKCTQCSQSLVGKPCIPKGDMVFCCSKCKREKFPPGQ, via the exons ATGACTACCGCCGATCGTATTGCTTCAGGTGTAACAGAG aaaattttgACACACGAGGTTGGTGCTGGTGCACCGTGCTTAAAGTGTGGAGATAAATGCCCTGGACTTGATTTACATTTTTGGAG AAAGATTTGTAAGAATTGCAAATGCAAGCAAGAAAACCACGACGTACTTGCCAGCGTGTCGACGAGAGGCATCGACAATATCGGGAAGCTACTGATGCAAGATAAAGAGGCCAATCAGGCTACTGGTCAATTGGATAAGGCACCATCACCGGAGTCTCGGAGTCCAGAGAAAACctctccgaaaaccgtcacaGCTTCCACCAAACCTCCACCACCTGCTCCGAAACCCGCAAAGCATACATCCACCGCTGACCACAATGTAACTCCCACTCAGAATGGGGGTATTTCCCAAAGTCAACCCAACAAAACCGGCAATTATAACTTTTCAGTTGAAATCGGCGATAAAGCGCATACTTTGGACTTTGGAATTAATGATGCAGATTTTTCTTTTCCCGCTCCTCCTGAGTTGAAACAAGAAGATGTGGATGACTTTCCAGCTCCACCTCCTCCGGAACCCGAGCTTCCTCCGGTCGTTCCTCCTCTTCCACAGGAATTTCAAGATGCGGTTGTAATAAAAGATGATTCTAATGATCCTTCATCTTATGAAAATATCGTTGAAGCAAGAGAAACTCCACCTTCAGTGAACACCCAAATTACGGATGCCCTTGcgcaaaaa ACAAATGCAGACAAACTTGAAGAAGACTTAGATTCAATACCATCATTAAGTGATGACGAGGGCGTGGAATATGATTGGAATCCTCCCATATCAGACAAAAAGTTG ATCGAGAGTTACATTGAAGCACTTCCCAAAGATAAACAGCCAGTTGTTGGAACCGAGGGAGCGAAATACAGGAAGAAGCAACTGATGCGACAACTTCCGACGCACGATCAGGAACCGAACGAGTGTCACGATCTCACTCCTCAAGAGACTCAGGAGATGCAGCTCTTTGTCAAGCAGTATCGGGAGAAGGCACTTGGAGTTGCTAAAGTGGAAGAAAACTCGAAAGTTAAG TCTTGCGCTGAATGCCGAAATCCGCTCACAATCACGGATCCGATCGTGTGGGCTGAAAGGATGGGTCAGGAAAGGCATTGGCATCCTGGATGCTTTGTGTGCGCCGAATGCAAAGAACTTTTGGTTGATCTTATCTACTTCTATCACGAAGATAAAATTTACTGCGGAAGACATTACTGCGAGCTGCAGAAACCTCGTTGTGCCGCCTGTGACGAA TTAATTTTTGCACCGGAGTATACACAAGCAGAAGACTCTTACTGGCATCTAAAACACTTTTGCTGCTGGCACTGTGACCAACCACTTGGCGGGAAGAACTATGTTCCACATGATAATCAACCTGTGTGCATTCCCTGCTATGAGAAGACATTTGCACATACCTGCTCTACTTGTAAAGAA ATAATTGCTCCAAATACGGAATGGGTTACTTTCGAAAATCACCATTGGCACGCCCAAGCTGAATGCTTCAAGTGCACCCAGTGTAGCCAGTCCCTTGTTGGAAAGCCTTGCATTCCGAAAGGTGACATGGTATTCTGCTGTAGCAAGTGCAAGCGAGAAAAATTTCCCCCGggtcaataa